A region from the Ralstonia pickettii genome encodes:
- a CDS encoding flagellar hook-length control protein FliK gives MGLSATPNAAAKDLGAMLSAGNTAAADKTQAPSSGTDTFGNLLSDRMAQDAARRRADAQSTADDAARRADIARKDATRTDAASNGQDAKPADGNTPAPAITTPAGSTADTASAKPAQPAGTKDLDTAAQQAVADPAAQLAAQIEAARQAAQQAAAAMQQPVAQPAPQANTKADADLATPVTGKSPANDAAAQAAANVAANGAQGAVEPAATAQVGQAGLPAAKDTQANAGNTPTPPATALPDSGTLAQTMARTRAVADNTPPAARQLGTTSSAQGANADHGLARRSDLSAHSTVTQAATAAVTDASSRASNGGNAGTDNAGTQANAQGSGALFQGVLSRANGDAGMAAAPTFAVGGANAGGAAAASITPQQVHTLPTFGDAAWPQSMASQLAFMQVHRQSSAELQLNPAELGGMHVKLEVDNGAVNASFVCQHQAVAELVQDAMPRLRDAMQQGGMQLAQTSVSTGDFSQQQNASQGASAQNQGSGSGNGSGGRYGSGGSQDTTDTLAVAPRRVSTHEGAIDTFA, from the coding sequence GTGGGCTTGAGTGCCACCCCCAACGCCGCTGCCAAAGACCTGGGCGCCATGCTGTCGGCCGGCAACACCGCCGCCGCCGACAAGACGCAGGCCCCGTCGTCGGGCACCGATACCTTCGGCAACCTGTTGTCGGACCGCATGGCCCAGGATGCCGCGCGCCGCCGCGCCGACGCTCAGTCCACCGCGGACGATGCCGCCCGCCGTGCCGATATCGCGCGAAAGGACGCCACCCGCACCGATGCCGCGAGCAACGGTCAGGACGCCAAGCCGGCCGACGGCAATACGCCCGCGCCGGCCATTACAACGCCCGCCGGCAGTACGGCGGATACGGCCAGCGCCAAGCCGGCCCAGCCTGCAGGCACCAAGGATCTTGATACCGCTGCGCAGCAGGCGGTAGCCGATCCGGCTGCCCAGTTGGCGGCCCAGATCGAGGCCGCACGCCAGGCAGCCCAGCAGGCCGCCGCAGCCATGCAGCAGCCCGTTGCACAGCCAGCACCCCAAGCGAATACCAAGGCCGATGCCGACTTGGCAACGCCGGTGACCGGTAAATCGCCCGCAAATGACGCCGCCGCACAGGCGGCAGCAAACGTGGCTGCTAACGGGGCCCAAGGCGCCGTTGAGCCGGCCGCGACGGCACAGGTCGGCCAGGCGGGCTTGCCTGCCGCCAAGGACACCCAGGCGAACGCTGGAAACACCCCGACGCCGCCCGCCACCGCGCTGCCCGACAGCGGCACGCTGGCCCAGACCATGGCCCGTACGCGCGCCGTGGCCGACAACACGCCGCCCGCAGCGCGCCAACTCGGCACCACGTCGTCTGCGCAGGGCGCCAATGCCGACCACGGCCTGGCGCGCCGCAGCGACCTGAGCGCACACAGCACCGTCACGCAAGCGGCAACCGCTGCCGTGACCGATGCCTCCAGCCGCGCCAGCAATGGCGGCAACGCTGGCACGGACAACGCCGGTACGCAAGCCAATGCGCAAGGCAGCGGTGCGTTGTTCCAGGGCGTGCTGTCGCGTGCGAATGGCGACGCCGGCATGGCGGCTGCACCTACCTTTGCGGTAGGCGGCGCCAATGCGGGTGGTGCAGCAGCGGCATCGATCACGCCGCAGCAAGTCCACACGCTGCCCACCTTCGGCGACGCCGCATGGCCGCAGAGCATGGCCAGCCAGCTCGCCTTCATGCAAGTGCATCGCCAATCGTCGGCCGAGCTGCAGTTGAACCCGGCGGAGCTGGGCGGCATGCACGTCAAGCTGGAAGTGGACAACGGCGCGGTCAACGCGAGCTTTGTCTGCCAGCACCAGGCCGTGGCCGAACTTGTGCAGGACGCCATGCCGCGGCTGCGCGACGCCATGCAGCAAGGCGGGATGCAGCTTGCGCAAACATCCGTCAGCACGGGCGACTTCAGCCAGCAGCAGAACGCATCACAAGGCGCATCGGCGCAAAACCAGGGTAGCGGTTCGGGCAATGGAAGCGGCGGCCGCTATGGAAGCGGCGGCTCGCAAGACACCACCGATACGCTGGCAGTGGCACCGCGCCGTGTCTCCACCCACGAGGGCGCGATCGACACGTTTGCCTGA
- the fliJ gene encoding flagellar export protein FliJ encodes MTTMNKPFRLETVLELAQKDTEKATQEVGRLMNTREAATQKLALLSDYRNNYHQQMLSSAEGGMDVTRLRNYAAFIDRLGNAVHQQKGTINALEQQLAMSRANWLEKQRREQSFDILRQRHIEEQRLDEERRAQRDNDEHAAKVIRMRAAQGGN; translated from the coding sequence ACTGGCCCAGAAGGACACCGAGAAAGCCACGCAGGAAGTCGGCCGGCTGATGAACACGCGCGAGGCCGCCACGCAAAAGCTCGCTCTGCTGTCCGACTACCGCAACAACTATCACCAGCAGATGCTGAGCAGCGCTGAAGGCGGCATGGACGTCACGCGCCTGCGCAACTATGCGGCCTTTATTGACCGCCTGGGCAATGCCGTGCACCAGCAGAAAGGCACCATCAACGCGCTGGAGCAGCAGCTTGCGATGAGCCGTGCCAACTGGCTTGAAAAGCAACGCCGCGAGCAGTCGTTCGACATCCTGCGCCAGCGCCACATTGAAGAGCAGCGCCTGGACGAAGAACGCCGTGCCCAGCGCGACAACGACGAACACGCCGCCAAGGTGATCCGCATGCGTGCGGCACAGGGCGGCAATTGA
- a CDS encoding DedA family protein/thiosulfate sulfurtransferase GlpE: protein MHDLFPLIAEYGAFAVFLNVLLTQAGAPLPAVPTLLVAGALTFHGPLYLMELAPAAVSGALLGDGLWYFAGKRYGRHVMALLCRVSLSPDSCVRRTRTQFERWGAPMLLIAKFIPGLSTVSSALLGTMRTPFSTFALYNLVGSAIWATLWLLLGRVAHDSIDQALRQLDLLGTRAVLLIALLVAVYVAARWLQRWRFRKMLEMARISPDELHALIESGAAPVIIDVRADSSRMLQPQRIPGAMLYDMSSSNRAIEIDGPDREIIIYCACPNEASAVMLARTLMGRGFKRVRPLHGGIDAWVERGYGVEHVVSVTPATLATAEAGA, encoded by the coding sequence ATGCATGACCTGTTCCCCCTTATCGCCGAATACGGCGCGTTTGCCGTGTTCCTCAATGTGCTGCTGACGCAAGCCGGCGCGCCGCTGCCGGCCGTGCCGACGCTGCTGGTGGCCGGCGCGCTCACGTTTCACGGACCGCTCTACCTGATGGAGCTGGCACCGGCGGCGGTGTCCGGCGCACTGCTGGGCGACGGACTGTGGTATTTCGCAGGCAAGCGCTATGGCCGACACGTCATGGCACTGCTGTGCCGCGTGTCGCTGTCGCCTGATTCATGCGTGCGGCGCACGCGTACGCAGTTCGAGCGCTGGGGCGCGCCGATGCTGCTCATTGCGAAATTCATCCCGGGTTTGTCGACCGTATCGTCTGCGTTGCTGGGCACAATGCGCACGCCGTTCAGCACGTTTGCGCTGTACAACCTGGTGGGCTCGGCAATTTGGGCAACGCTCTGGCTGCTGCTGGGCCGCGTCGCGCACGACAGCATCGACCAGGCGCTGCGCCAGCTCGACCTGCTCGGCACGCGCGCCGTGCTGCTGATCGCGTTGCTGGTGGCGGTGTATGTGGCGGCGCGCTGGCTGCAGCGCTGGCGCTTTCGCAAGATGCTGGAGATGGCGCGCATCTCGCCCGACGAGTTGCACGCGTTGATCGAATCTGGCGCGGCACCCGTCATTATCGACGTGCGCGCCGACAGCTCGCGCATGCTGCAGCCGCAACGCATTCCTGGGGCAATGCTGTACGACATGTCCAGCAGCAACCGCGCGATCGAGATCGACGGCCCCGACCGCGAGATCATCATCTACTGCGCCTGCCCCAACGAGGCGTCTGCCGTCATGCTGGCGCGCACACTGATGGGCCGCGGCTTCAAGCGCGTGCGTCCGCTGCATGGCGGTATCGATGCATGGGTGGAGCGCGGCTATGGCGTGGAGCACGTCGTATCGGTCACGCCCGCCACACTCGCAACGGCGGAAGCGGGCGCCTGA